In Granulicella mallensis MP5ACTX8, the sequence CCGGCCCCTGCTATAGGTCAGGTTATCCGCAAGCTGCTTGGTGGTAGATTGCGTCGGGCCAACGTGGTCTCTGCCGATCGGAGTGAAACCGGTACCATCCGAAAATACGATGGTGGGAAAGCCCTGGTCGGTAGGGTGATTTGAAACATTGACACCCTGGTTGCCATTGACCTGAATATTCAAGCCTTGAATAGCTGCCGCACCCTCAATGGGGAAGTTCGGAGACAGGATGGTATCCGTGAAACCATAACGGAACTCATTCAACAGCTGGCTGCTGATGATGTAGTTATGAGAGACCAGGAAGCTACGGTCGTGCTCGGTATCGACATCGTTCGGCAACAGCGGATTTACAGTATTTACCGTAAGGTTCTTCCGATTGAAACGAGCATAGACCTGCTGCTTCGAAGTAAGGACCTGGTCGATACGCGCATCGAAGCCATCTGTATTCGATGGGATCGGAACGAGCGTTTGATAGTTGAAACCGTTACCGTTCGGAGCGTTCGGCAAAGGATAATACTGGTTCAGGAGTGCCGAGGCAAAAGGACTTACCGGGATGTTTGTGTTTGCCGGATAGGGTTGCCCCGTCGCCGGATTGTTCAGCACCTGGCCGAACTCGGACAGATTGCCTGCCCGTTCAAGCGCGTCAGGCACGGTATACTGCTCTGCCTGCGAAGTCCGTCTCCGGTTACCTTCATAGTCGAAAAAGAAGAACGTCTTATCGTGGCCGTTATAAAGATGCGGAATGATGACCGGACCGCCGATGCTGCCGCCAAAGGTATTGAAGTGCTTGGGCGCCTTCTCCGTAAAGTTCAGAACGCGAGCGTCGAGGGCGTCGTTCTGAAGATATTCGAAGACGTTTCCATGGAAATTATTCGTTCCGCCCTTGCTGGTGAAGGTTACGTCGGCCACCTGGGAGAACTCTGCATTGTTATTGAAGGCTGTGACCTTGAGTTCGCCGATGCCTTCAGGCGAGGGATAGGGGTTCGTTCCAGCAGCGCTGTTGAAAATGTTCGCCGTCGAAATACCATCGACCGAAAATCCGATCTGGTTTGCCGTAGCGCCACCGATGGCGACGTTGCCCGAGCTATCCTGCTGCACGTTCGGAGAGGTCTCTAACGAAGCGAGCGGGCTGGTAGTCGAGGCACGGAAGTTGAGGGGCAACTGGCCGATCTCGGCGGTTCCCTTCGAATCGCCAATGATTCCGTTTTCCGTATTGATATGGTTGGCCGAGGTGGTTACCTGAACTTCAGTTACCTGTGTCGCAACAGGCATCGTGAGAGTAATACGAAGGTCCTGGCGGGCTGCAATGGTAATACCGTTGACCGTCGTTTCAGCGAAACCCTCGTGCTGTCCGCGAATGGTATATCTGCCGGCAAGGACGTTCTCGAGGGTATAGCTTCCGGTGTTATCGGTCTTCGCGACACGGTCGGTATTTTTATCGATGTCATGCAGTGTGATCTGCGTGTCCGGCACGGCGGCGCCGGTGTTATCCAGGGCAAGTCCACGAATGCTTCCGAAGGTGGACTGTGCAGTTGCCTGAGGGGCGGCCATGAAGAGCATCCCGAACAGAACAACGAGGGTGCTCAATAAATGACGCTGCTTGAAAACTAATTTACGAAGTGAAAAGGAATTTGCTTGATCCCTTTTGCGCGAGATTTCTACTTGATGCTCCAACAAGATTACTGCCTCCAAATGCAAACACAACAAAGAATGCGAAACTACCGGCGAAGCGGGTTGTATGGCTCCTCTAGACGAGGCCATGGGGGTTCTCCAATCTGTCAGCACGACTGACGGCGTATGTCTTATGAAAGCCCCGCAGCCATAATGGCGGCATAATGAAATGCAAAAAACACATATGGTTTACTTATGAATTCTTAAGGCACTTATGAGTTCTTTATGTTTTGAAAAGGGCCAGCCTGTTGACTTCGTGGTAGCTGGATAAATAACAGGGAGCTTAGAGGACAATAAGCTCGACTAGCCTTTGTTTTTTTGTTGTCATTCCGAGCGTAGCGAGCGAACCTGCTGTCTCCCGCTCTTCGTTCGTATTACCCGAGAAGATGTGGTCTGGAACCGGAGCGTTTGAGTTGACGCACAGCGTTTGTGGTGGCACGGGCAAAAAACGGGAGACAGCAGGTTCGCTCGCTGCGCTCGGAATGACAACAAGAAAAGCAAAGGCAAAGGCAACAACAGAGGCAGAGGCAAGAGAAAGAGAAAGAGCAAAAACATAGCATCGCCACTGCAGGGCTTAGCGATGTGCCCGTTCTCCAGAGCGCATGCCCAATGCCTGAGCCTTTCCGAAAACGAGTCCGGGCAGCTACCATCGGGCACATGGTGCAATTGCGCGAAGTCACGGTAATCGCCGCTCCCCTTGAACGCGTCTTCGATCTCGCGCGTTCCATCGAAGTGCATTTGCTGGACAACATTCACTTCGGGGAACAGGCCACTGCGGGCACTCGCACAGGGCTTCACGGCATGGGCGAACAGGTGATGTGGCAGGCGCGGCACTTCTTTGTGCGGCAGACTTTGGTCAGCCTGATTACGGCCTTCGACTCGCCGCGCTACTTTCAGGACACGATGCTGCGCGGAGCGTTTCGCTCCATGCAGCATGACCATTTCTTTCGCAAGGTTCAGCCTGCAGATGATGGCTCGCCGCGTACCGAGATGACGGACGAGTTCCGCTTTGCCGCGCCGATATTGGAAGGTGGCCTGCTGGCTGAGTTCTTTGTGCTGCGCCGTTATATGCGCAACCTCTTGCGGGAGCGCAATGCGGTCATCAAGCGGGTTGCGGAATCGGACGAGTGGCAGCAGTATCTGCCATCGGTACCGGCACATACTGAGACCCAAGGGGTGACGCCATGACCATGCGAACGGGAAGCAGATTCCCTTCGGGAATGACAACCAGAAAAGCAAAATCAACGACAGATGCCGTGGCCACCCGGCACCCCGCACCGATTCTTCGCCTTCACACCTAACCCGCTCATCTATCCTTGAGCTATCTCATGACGCTTCGTGACACCCTCGCCGAAACCTCCGCCCGCATCCTCCGCCGCGATGCCGAGACGCTGCTCGCGCATGTGCTCGGCCATCCCCGTGCGTGGCTCCTCGCACATCCCGAGGAAGAGCTCGATGCCGCGCAGGCAGAGACCTTTCTCGGACTTGCAGCCCGCCGCGCAGCGGGTGAACCGCTGCAATATCTGACCGGCGTGCAGGAGTTCTACGGTCTGTCATTGCGTGTGACGCCCGAGGTACTGATTCCCCGCCCCGAGACCGAGCACCTGGTCGAAGCCGTTATCCTCTGGGCCACGCAGTTTCACGATGGCCGCATCCTGCGCATCGCCGATGTCGGGACAGGTTCGGGCGCCATCGCCATCGCCCTGGCCACGCATCTCGCAGGGGTGGCGCTTGTGGCCATCGATCAATCCGAGGGAGCACTCGCCGTCGCCGAAGAGAATGCGCACGCCCTGGGATGCAGAGAGCGCATCACCTTCCTGCGCAACGATCTGCTCAAAGACCTGAGCAGTGCTCTTCCCCACTATCCGCCGTTCGATGCCATCGTCTCCAACCCGCCGTACATCCCCCTTGGCGATGCCGCGACGATGCAGGTGGAAGTGGTACAGCATGAGCCTCACAGCGCCCTCTTTGCAGGTGACGACGGGCTTGCCATCTACCAGCGCTTGATTCCCCAGGCGCACGCCGCCCTGCACCCCTGCGGTCTGCTCGCCATGGAGATCGGATTCGGACAGCGGCCTGCACTGGAGGAGTTACTCGTGGATTGGAGCAACGTGCGCTTCGTGGATGACTATGCGGGCATACCGCGGATCGTGCTGGCGGAGCGGGTTTAGAGATAGCACGATGTGTTTTTTATCTTTGATTACCCCAAATGTTGTCATCTCGACCGAAACATGACAATGTTTGGGGTAGGTCGAGATGACTACGATATGGGTGATTCTGTTAGAAGAACGTGCGAGCGGCAGCGGCTGCATCTTTGATATCCACATGAATGCGATGCGCAGCCACTATGGCAAATATCAAGGCCAGAGCCGATTCTGCCAAGGCAACAGGAAGATCGCGGCCTACGCGCCGGGCCAGATACATACGCAGATGATAGCCGCCGTAGGTGCCGATGAGCGCGCCGATGCAGCAGAAGAGAATGCCGCCCGCAAGTGGCTCCTGGAATGAGGCTGCCACCATCGCACCCGCGAGTGCGGCAGCGATCAGCCGCGCGGACACGCCCAGAATCCTGGTGCGGCTGGACGTCTGCGGCAGCGTGTCGATGTAGTACTCGCTGAGCGCGCACAGCGTAAAGATGATCACGGAGACGATCTTCGCGGCCCAGAAGGTCCAGTTATCGACCGGCAGCAGGGCCAGGGCCATAAACCAGCAGAGCACAGCGAGCGGCGTCATCGTGCGCATGCCGGTGGCGATACCGAGAATGATGATCCAGAACATAGCGGCTCTCTTCGTAACAGTACACAGGCTAACCCATGTACCAAGAGAATGTAGCGCATAGTTTGGTCTGAAGTCAGCCTGGGTGTTGAAAGTACCCCTGGCTTTTGCTACCAGTCTGCGCTGAGAGCCGAAGCCCCCGCATCTGTGGTGGTCCCAATGCGGGGGTCCTTCGGCTGCGCCTCAGGATGACGGCGAAAAACAAGCAACGGCAAAAACAGACAACGGCAAAGACAAAGCGCCTACGCGCGCAGCCAACCATACAGCGGGAACTGCTCTGCCAGCTCGCCCACCTGGCCGCGAATCTCGGCCAGCCTGGCGGCGTCGGAGCGGTGTTCGAGCGCGGTGGCGATCCACTTGGCGATCGTCCGCATCTGGTCTTCCTTCATGCCGCGCGTGGTGAGCGCCGGGGTGCCCAGGCGAATGCCGCTCGGCTTCATCGGAGGGTTGGTGTCGAACGGGATCGCGTTCTTGTTGACCGTGATGCCCGCCTCGCCCAGCGCGGACTCGGCCTCGGAGCCGAGGATGCCCTTCGCGAAGACGTCAACGAGAATGAGGTGCGTATCCGTGCCGCCCGAGACGATGCGGAAGCCCTCGGCCTGCATGGCCTCGCCCAGCGCCTTGGCGTTGGCAATGGTCTGCTTCGCGTAGGTCGAGAACTCCGGCTGCAACGCCTCATTGAAGGCCACAGCCTTGGCCGCGACGACGTGCATCAGCGGGCCGCCCTGCTGGCCGGGGAAGACGCTGCGGTCGACAGCAGCGGCGAACTCAGCCTGGCAGAGGATCAGGCCGGCGCGTGGTCCGCGCAGTGTCTTGTGGGTCGTCGTGGTGACGATGTGGGCGTGCGGCACGGGCGAAGGATGCGCTCCACCGGCGACGAGGCCGGCGAAGTGCGCCATGTCCACGACGAAGTATGCGCCGACCTTATCGGCGATCTGGCGCATGCGCGCGAAGTCGAACTGGCGCGGATAGGCGGAGCCGCCGCCGATGATCATCTTCGGCTTCTCGGCGATGGCCTGCGCTTCGAGTTCGTCATAGTCGACGACCTCGGTGTCTTTACGGACCTTGTAGCCCGCCACCTTGTAGAGCTTGCCGCTGAAGTTCAGCTTGTGCCCGTGGGTCAGGTGACCGCCGTTGGCGAGGTCCAGGCCCAGGATGGTGTCGCCGGGCTGGATGAGCGCCATGTAGGCGGCAGCGTTGGCCTGAGAGCCGGAGTGCGGCTGCACGTTGGCGTGGTCGGCCCCAAACAGGCGCTTGGCGCGGTCGCGGGCGAGGTTCTCGACGACGTCGGCGAACTCGCAGCCACCGTAGTAGCGCTTGCCGGGGTAGCCCTCGGCGTACTTATTGGTGAAGACGGTACCGGCGGCTTCGAGCACGGCGCGTGAGACAAAGTTTTCGCTGGCAATCATCTCGAGGCCGTCATGCTGACGCACGACCTCGTTCTCAATCTGGGCTGCAATGTCAGGGTCGGCGACCGCAAGCGGTGCGTTCAGGTCGATAGGCATTCGTTAATTTTACGCTGGTTCTACCGGTCCGAATCTGCCCGGCGAGGGCTATAAGTTTGGTGCTTTGAATTTGTTTTATGTCTCCCCACAGAATTGTCATCCTGAGCGGAGCGTCCCAGCTTTTGGGGACGCGCCCGTTCGGCTACGCTCAGGGCCGAAGGACCCCGAGGGGTGCCCTCTTGCCTACGCCCTTTGGAGCTTTTCTACTTCGAGTGATCGAGCCTGAATTCTCGTGTTGGAAAAGGACCCGGAATCCTGGGTAAGATCAAGTTCTTCGGGGTCCTTCGACTCCGCACCTCGCAAAAAACGCGAGGCGCTACGCTCAGGATGACGACTCTGTGGGGGAACAAATAGGTAATGCGCTGTTGCCCCCGATTTGCAGACACTACCTAAAGCCCCACCCGTTCAAAACAAGCCCATGGGAAGGCACAGGCCCAGGCTGCTGTCCGGCTTACGATCCCTGCCCCAACTGCTTGAACGTCCTCCACACGAACGACCCGAGATACCAGCCGTCGAGGTACTTGTACGGCGTCTCACCCGTGGTGTAGTGGCCACAGGGCAGCACCTTGGAGGTGTACTCAATCTGGTGAGCGTCGAAGGACTTCAGGACCTCCAGCGAGAACTCGCGCACGAACGTCAGGTCGTACGTCGCGTGGACGACCAACGTATGCCGGGGTGTCGCCGCGAACTGCGCCATGTACGACATCGGGCTGACGGCAAGAAACAGTTGCCGAACCTGGTCCTGCGTGAGTCCTGCATGCTCGAACGAGGAACGAATGTGGCGCGTGCTCTGCCCCGTCCAGACGACGTCGCCGAACCACGTCGACGCGTAGTTGAACGCACAGACCTGAATGCGCGGGTCCATCGCCGCGGCGATGAACGCGTAGCAACTGCCGAGGCTCGTACCCAACACGCCGATCTGTTCGTAGCCCTCGGACTGCAGCCAGTCGATGCAACTGCGAATATCCACGACGGCCTGGCGGCAGGCGGACATGGTGCGCCCGATGTTCGAGCTGACCGCGTAGTCGGAGCGCTCGAGCTCCAGCGGGCGGCGGACGTCATGGTACGGCTTCGACAGCCGCAGGCAGGAGATGCCGAAGCGATTGAACATCGTGCAGAAGGCATTGTGCGAGAAGGCATCGGCGTTCCACTGCGGCATCACAATCATTGCCTGCTTTGGCCTTCTCTCTCCCGTTCCCTTCTTCTTGCCCGGCTCCGCCGGATACCAGCGTGCGTTGACCATATCGTTCTCGGGATACGGCGTGCGCACGGGCGAGGTAAAGCGCAGGAAGGGCTCGCGGCGCAGCTCGCCGACCTCAGCCTGGCGCTGGTACTCGCGCTCCTGTTCGAGCGTCTCGGGACGAACGTTGGTCGGGAAGAGTTCGGGGTAGCGCTGCTCGATGCGGAAGTCGGTGGGAGTGGCGTAGTCGAAGAAGCTGTGCGGGTCGGCGGCGATGCGCGCATTGAGTGCGGTCATCGCGGCCAGCGGTGTGAGTTCGCCCGAGGCGACTTTTTGCTCGGCCTCTTCGCCGCCAAAATCGGCAAGATAGTCGAAGCCCCACTCAAGAGGACGCTCGATGCGGTTTTGATCGCGCGTGGTGAGCGCGGTCTCCCATGCGTACATCCACTTGGCGTAAAGCTGAGAAAGCATGCTTCCAGTTTATCGTTCCGGCGGGTGTAGAAGTCGCCCCTCGCAGTATTCGAGAGGAAGAGGGATTAGAGCAAATTTCCTGTTACCGTGAAGTTGCATCGGGCGTGCAGGATCGTTTTTCTGGCAAAAACAGCCATAAATGTCGCGGTTCCGCTATACACCTACGGGAAATTTGCTCTATCGTGCCGTCCGCGTCGTCTTCTTTTTGGAGTGGCGTCTCTTCTCTGTAACTTGAGAGGTGACAAGGATGATCGGTTCCTGGTCTGGAAACGTTGCAATCATGGTCAGATGACCGCCCATGGCCGCTACCGTACGTTGCATCGTGGACAGACGCGGGTCCTTACGTTTTTCGAGGCGCGAGATCTGCATTTGGCCCACCCCCAAAGCCTCGGCGACAACAGCCTGGCTGATCTTACGGTCTTTCCGCATCTCTCCCAGGGTCATGCGCCGCTCCACCGCCGCGAGCAGCTCGGCCCCTCTTGCTTCAATGGCCTTCCGCCGATTCTTCGGCAGCGAAGCCATTACTTCATCTGCTGCAATCAGTCCACGCATGGGTAGTCTCTCCATTGGCTAAAGGTTGTCGAGATGTTCCTTGTATCTTCTATCAGCTTTATCAATCAGCCTCCTGTAGAAGGTCTTTTCGCTAACACCGGACTTATCACCCGCTACCAGCAAAATGGCATCCCGCTCCGGGTCAAAGGCAAAAGCAACACGCCACACTCCTCCAGAGGCCTTAAACCGCAGTTCTTTCATGTTTGTATATTTCGAATCCTTGAGGGTATCCACCTCAGGACGGCCTAAAGTGGGGCCATATGTTCGCAAAGGTATGAGCAAGGCCAGCAATTCGTCCTGCGCTGCCACCGGAAGCTCATCAAACTCGGCCTTGAACCTGGGGTGGAAGTAGGCGTTCCAACTCATGAATAAATTATGCTCTAATACGCATTATGCTGTAAAGAGCATAATGCGTATTGCGCTTCGCTTGCCCGTAAAGTTTTGTACTATCGCAGCTCAAAGTTCGCGCGAATGCCGCACAGAATGTCATACGCAATTGTGCCGCTCCAGCGGGCCTGGTCTTCGGCGGTAACGCCCTCTCCCAGCAACACGGCCTCCATCCCCTCCTGCACGTCCGCGTGGCCGCTGACATCCACCACCGTCAGGTTCATCGACACGCGGCCCACAACAGGCGCACGCCGGCCCGCGATCATCACCCAGCCGTTGCCCACCCCGGAAGAAGCGGCACGGCGATAGCCATCGGCGTAGCCCACCGGCAACAACGCCAGGCGCATCGGCTGCGTCGCGACGAACGTTGCGCCATAGCCCACTGTTGCCCCAGCAGCGACGCCGCGCAGTCCGATGATGCGCGTCTTCCAGACGAGCACCGGAGACACCTTTGGCGCGAGCGCTCCCGCATGAGCATGCTCGCCTTCGATCTCCAGGCAATGTCCATAGATAGCAAATCCGATGCGAACCATAGCCCGCGCGCCGAGCGACTTTGCGGTATCGCGAATCCACTGCATCGTGCTGCCCTCGTCCACCGCCGAGGTATTGGCCAGATGCACGAACTCGGGGCGCATGCCCGCGGCGAGAGCCTGGTCGAGCGCCGAGGCGAACCGTTCGCGCTGCTCCTCGGTGATCTTCGCCTCTGCGGATTCGGAGCAGCACAGGTGCGTCATGATGCCTTCACAGCTCACCCATCGTGAATCAGCAAGAGCTTCCAGTGTGCGTGCGAGGTCTTCGCCGGGAGCCGCTCCCTGGCGTCCCATGCCGGTATCGACCTCGAGATGCACCTGGATACGATGCCCTGCGGAACGCGCGGCGCGTTCCAGAGCGGCAATGTGCTCGGGCGTCCAGACGACAGGCGTAAGACCGTGCGCCACCAGTGCAGGCGCGTCCGCCAGTTCCATGCCGCACATGACGAGCACGCGTATGCCACTGTGCGGAAGTGCCGTGCGAACAGCCTCGCCCTCCGCCACATCGCTGACACCAAGCCACTGGGCACCGGCCTCCGCCAATACCGGGGCGCAGATCGTCGTGCCGTGGCCGTAGGCGTTGGCCTTGATGACGGCGAGTGCTTCCACTCCCTGCCCCGCGACGGCCTGTATCGCGCGAAAGTTCTCCGCCAGCCTCGCGCTTGAGATTTCGATCCAACTCTTCAAAAGTTACCTACCCGCCTTGTGTCCATTATCTTTCAAGCTCAGCGCGAGGTTGTGTGTTTCAGGACGGAGGGTGGCATACGAAGCAACAGCGGCAACGCATTTATTTGGGCGCAGGGGAAGAGAATGAGATGCCTCAACATTTTCACTTTGCCCTTTCCACAAAACCGTCATTCTGAGCGAAGCGTCGCGCGCTTTTTGCGAGACGCGAAGTCGAAGAACCCCGAAGAGCTCCTCTCGCCCCTACCGCTCGAACCGTTCCAACCGAAGAGGCAGAGGCCCGAGCGTCAGAGGTGGAAAAGGTCCGGAGGGTAGGGGCAACGTAGAAGGTTTCGGGGTTCTTCGACTGCGTAGCTCGCAAAGTGCGCGAGCTACTTCGCTCAGAATGACGGTTTCGGTGGCGGTCGAAACCTTCTGAATCTCTCCCCACTACTTCTGCCCATCCCCAATCGCAGGCGGAGCATAGTACGGCAGCTTCTGCTGTTGCTCGCTGGCGCGTTTGACCGCGATATCGGCGAACAACAGGCTTGGCGCGATGGTGGTCTCGGGCACGGGGCTCAGGGTCTGTGCGACCCAGGGCTTGCCTCCAGCTGCCAGCAATCCGCTGCGTAATGAGCGTTGATCGAGCTCGTCGAACACCGCTCCGCGCACCAGCGTGCGTTTGCCGCTGGGTGACACGCGGTACAGCAGCCGTGGTGACAGCTCCCCACCGAGCGTCTCCACCTCGTATACGTCGCGGCCCTGTTCCTTCGCCAGCGCCAGCAGCTTCGCGCGCATCTCCGCCGCCGACAATGGCTGCGTCGACTTCACGACGACCACACCGGCGCGTGAGTGCGCTGCCTGCCCCGGAGCCGCGCGGCCATGGCCGTTCGACTCGGGAAAGTCCTTCACCGGCTCACGCCCCAGCAGATAATCGATCAATTTGCCATGATCGACTACCGTCACCGGCGCGACCGGAACACCTTCATCGTCGACAGAGTAGGCGCCGACCAGCGACTGGCCTTCAAAGGTATGCAGGCCGGGATCGTCGACGACCGTGAGGAAGGACGGCAGCACCGGCGTGCGCAGGCTCGACTGATACGCTCCCTGCGTGCGTGCGGTGGTGCCCATGTCGGGGCGGTCGGCCTCGACGTTCGGCACGAAGAGCCGGTTGATGACATCGGCGCTGGCATCGCCCGAGAAGAGCACGGGACCGTGATAGTCCTCGGCGTCCACGACCGGGGCCTCGCGCAGATCCTTCAAGCTGAGGAGATTGGTGATCGTGCGCTTGTGCAAAGCCTCTGCACTCTCGAGCCCTTCAGCCGTGGCCGCGGAGGAGCCGTTACTGCGGCTGAGCTGCATGCCGTCCGCCGCCTGTCCGCCCACACTGATGACATCGTTATAGCCTGCGTAGCCGTGCCGCAGCACCGTGCCGTCGGTGTTCACCGTATAGCGATTCACGACCACGGCGTCGATGCTGGCGCTCGATGATTGCACCTCCGCTGCAAAGCTGCGGACCTCGGGCGCGGTCTGGAAGATGCCGCTGGCTTCGATGATGCGCTGCTTCCACGCATCGCGATCCAGCTCGAGCGTCTTCAAGGGTTCGATCAGGGTAACGGGCTTGGCCGGGGTGAAGTCGTTGGCCGTGGGCGCGCTCTGGAACTGCTTGAGCGCGGCCTCCTTGGCCGAGTACGCCCGCAAGGCATTCTTGTAGGCCTCATCGGTCGCGGTCCAGAGCGCGTACTTCAGCGCGGCGGGATCGTTGTCGTTGGGGGCGAGCTGCAGAGAGCCGTCTCCACGCGAAGAGCTGGAGTCGGTGGTGTAATCGCCGATGCGTACTTCGACGCGCACGATGCGCTGGCGGTTCTCGCTTTCGCCAGTCAGTGCGCCGTAGTTCGCGACGGCCTCGTAGGTCTGCAGATCTTCGAGCCGGTACTCCATGAAGTAGGGCCGCTGCAGGCCGGGCAGAATGAGCAGCGACTTCTCGCGCGCGAGTTCCTGCTGCATCGCGGTGAGGAGTGGGTCGGGGGTGTTGGGTGCCATTTGGGCATGCAGGGACACAGGAACAGACAATATGACAGCAATCAGGCCCGATGCGACGAACGAACGCTGTTGTTGTTTTGGTCTCACAATCACCTCTGAATCGTCATCCTGAGCGGAGCGTTTCGCGCACTTTGCGAGACGCGGAGTCGAAGGACCCCGAAGCAGCTCATGTTGCCGATACCATCCGCCCTTTTTCAACCCGGAGCTCCAGTGCCCCAGCAGTCTCGCGTGAAAAGGTTCTATCAGCCTGTGTAAGACAGAACCCTCGGGGTCCTTCGACTCTGCAACTCGCAAAGTGCGCGAGCTGCTGCGCTCAGGATGACGATTTTTGGGTGAGGTAGAAGAGACGAAATCTTGTGGCTCTCGAAAGAAGAATCGCATTAGCGGCCCCCTTTCGTTGCAGCCGAAACAGGCGTCGCAGGAGCATCCGTTGCATCACCCAATGGCGGCGGCTCGACGATCGGCGGGCGTGCCGTTCCCTGCGCCTGACGCTGGGTTTCGATCTCGCTCACCAGCATGGCCGGGGCTACGGCGCTGACGGGAATCGTGCCCGACTCCGCGCCGCACTCGCCGTTGAAGATGTCCTGGTGGTCGCCCGTCGCAACGATGCGGTTCAACGCGGCCTGCGGCGTTCCGACGATGCTCACACCGCGCACCAGCTCGTCCGGCCTGCCGTCCACGTACACGCGATAGACCACCAGCGGAATCACCTGGAAGGCCTGCGGCGAGCGGCGTGTCGTGACCGCGAAGCCCGAGGAGATGTCCTCGAAGAACAGCCCGTAGGCCTTGCCCTGCTTCTTCGCTTCGGCCTTCAGCATCTCGCGCAGCTCGGCGTCGGAGACTGTCTTGGTCGAGGTCACGATGAGATTGCCCTGTCGTCCTGTGGGCATCTTGCCCGTCTCGGCGCGGCCGTGGCCGTTGGACTGCGCGAAGCTCGCGACCGGAAGGCGGGACATGAGGAAGGTCTTGAGGACGCCGTCGTCGACCAGCTGCACGCGCCGTGCGGGCTGGCCTTCGTCGTCGAACGCGTAGTGGCCGCTGAGCGGATGGCCGTTGAACTCTTTCAGCGTGGGGTCGTCGGCAACCGAGAGGAAGCTCGGCAGGATCGGTTTGTTCAGCAGCTTGGTGAAGGTCTGGCCCTCTTCGTCGCCGCGCTGGCGCTGGCCTTCGAGACGATGCCCCAGCACCTCGTGGAAGAAGACCGCGGCCGCGCGGCCGGAGAGGATCGCCGGGCCGTTGTAGGGCTCTGTGATAGGAGCGGAACGCAGATCGTCGAGGTTCTTCGCCAGCGCGACGGTCTTCTCCAATACCGTTGCCTGGTCGGGAAGATGGCCGGTTGTGTCGGCCTCAAAGGTCTCGACGCGGAAGAGGTCCATGCCATCGGCCGCGCGCGTGCGGGCCACTACGACGAGCCGCGCAACCTGATTCGGTGCGGCTACGTGTGCGCCTTCGCTGGAGACGAAGTAGTCCGTCTCGTGCGAGGTCTGCATATACGCCGTGTCGTAGAAGATGTGCGGATAGCCGCGGAAGACGGCGGTAATCTCGCGCAGACGCTGCTCCCAGGCGGAGCGGTCGAGCTCCAGCTTGGGCGCGGGGGGCAGATCGGCGCTTGCCGGCTTCTCCGTGGAGAAGTCCGCCGAAGAGTCCTCTTCCTTCGCGCGCACCTGCTGCTCGGTCTTTACCTTCTCCAGCGCGTCGAGCGCCTTGCCGTAACCGCGATTGGTCGCGAACCAGAGCGAACGCTCAATCGCGCTGCGGTCGTCCGAGAGCGGCAGCGGCATGGTGGTCAGCGCGCT encodes:
- a CDS encoding SRPBCC family protein; translated protein: MPEPFRKRVRAATIGHMVQLREVTVIAAPLERVFDLARSIEVHLLDNIHFGEQATAGTRTGLHGMGEQVMWQARHFFVRQTLVSLITAFDSPRYFQDTMLRGAFRSMQHDHFFRKVQPADDGSPRTEMTDEFRFAAPILEGGLLAEFFVLRRYMRNLLRERNAVIKRVAESDEWQQYLPSVPAHTETQGVTP
- the prmC gene encoding peptide chain release factor N(5)-glutamine methyltransferase, coding for MTLRDTLAETSARILRRDAETLLAHVLGHPRAWLLAHPEEELDAAQAETFLGLAARRAAGEPLQYLTGVQEFYGLSLRVTPEVLIPRPETEHLVEAVILWATQFHDGRILRIADVGTGSGAIAIALATHLAGVALVAIDQSEGALAVAEENAHALGCRERITFLRNDLLKDLSSALPHYPPFDAIVSNPPYIPLGDAATMQVEVVQHEPHSALFAGDDGLAIYQRLIPQAHAALHPCGLLAMEIGFGQRPALEELLVDWSNVRFVDDYAGIPRIVLAERV
- a CDS encoding DUF7670 domain-containing protein, giving the protein MFWIIILGIATGMRTMTPLAVLCWFMALALLPVDNWTFWAAKIVSVIIFTLCALSEYYIDTLPQTSSRTRILGVSARLIAAALAGAMVAASFQEPLAGGILFCCIGALIGTYGGYHLRMYLARRVGRDLPVALAESALALIFAIVAAHRIHVDIKDAAAAARTFF
- the glyA gene encoding serine hydroxymethyltransferase, whose protein sequence is MPIDLNAPLAVADPDIAAQIENEVVRQHDGLEMIASENFVSRAVLEAAGTVFTNKYAEGYPGKRYYGGCEFADVVENLARDRAKRLFGADHANVQPHSGSQANAAAYMALIQPGDTILGLDLANGGHLTHGHKLNFSGKLYKVAGYKVRKDTEVVDYDELEAQAIAEKPKMIIGGGSAYPRQFDFARMRQIADKVGAYFVVDMAHFAGLVAGGAHPSPVPHAHIVTTTTHKTLRGPRAGLILCQAEFAAAVDRSVFPGQQGGPLMHVVAAKAVAFNEALQPEFSTYAKQTIANAKALGEAMQAEGFRIVSGGTDTHLILVDVFAKGILGSEAESALGEAGITVNKNAIPFDTNPPMKPSGIRLGTPALTTRGMKEDQMRTIAKWIATALEHRSDAARLAEIRGQVGELAEQFPLYGWLRA
- a CDS encoding alpha/beta hydrolase family protein — translated: MLSQLYAKWMYAWETALTTRDQNRIERPLEWGFDYLADFGGEEAEQKVASGELTPLAAMTALNARIAADPHSFFDYATPTDFRIEQRYPELFPTNVRPETLEQEREYQRQAEVGELRREPFLRFTSPVRTPYPENDMVNARWYPAEPGKKKGTGERRPKQAMIVMPQWNADAFSHNAFCTMFNRFGISCLRLSKPYHDVRRPLELERSDYAVSSNIGRTMSACRQAVVDIRSCIDWLQSEGYEQIGVLGTSLGSCYAFIAAAMDPRIQVCAFNYASTWFGDVVWTGQSTRHIRSSFEHAGLTQDQVRQLFLAVSPMSYMAQFAATPRHTLVVHATYDLTFVREFSLEVLKSFDAHQIEYTSKVLPCGHYTTGETPYKYLDGWYLGSFVWRTFKQLGQGS
- a CDS encoding helix-turn-helix domain-containing protein, with protein sequence MRGLIAADEVMASLPKNRRKAIEARGAELLAAVERRMTLGEMRKDRKISQAVVAEALGVGQMQISRLEKRKDPRLSTMQRTVAAMGGHLTMIATFPDQEPIILVTSQVTEKRRHSKKKTTRTAR
- a CDS encoding type II toxin-antitoxin system RelE/ParE family toxin is translated as MSWNAYFHPRFKAEFDELPVAAQDELLALLIPLRTYGPTLGRPEVDTLKDSKYTNMKELRFKASGGVWRVAFAFDPERDAILLVAGDKSGVSEKTFYRRLIDKADRRYKEHLDNL